The Tachypleus tridentatus isolate NWPU-2018 chromosome 5, ASM421037v1, whole genome shotgun sequence genome includes a window with the following:
- the LOC143250584 gene encoding uncharacterized protein LOC143250584: MAIVYIISLFLTITSLSVCYPPGHVFQGCYDLEEVERFNELAECKKKQYSVFGKVEGLFGSAAVSRNFSMVCNSLDKDSNCTDDYSTFKCFPEQLKFFRSIDEALKKAVNYMCENKYANLAKFIDGGAPSCYTKGSGSNFADDCFGNLNAGNMFGNQLFCAIVDSLSKCLKNKLDRCKQDVRDVFDGYISIYKQELHCEEKTK, encoded by the exons atggctattgtttatattatttctttgtttttgacaaTCACTTCCCTGTCAG TTTGTTATCCACCCGGACATGTCTTCCAGGGCTGTTACGATTTAGAGGAGGTTGAGAGGTTCAACGAGTTAGCCGAATGTAAGAAAAAACAGTATTCTGTTTTTGGTAAAGTAGAAGGACTATTTGGGTCTGCCGCTGTGTCCAGAAACTTCTCCATGGTTTGCAA ttcctTAGATAAAGACTCTAACTGCACAGACGACTATTCAACTTTCAAGTGTTTCCCAGAACAGCTGAAATTCTTTCGATCTATTGACGAAGCTTTAAAAAAAGCCGTAAATTACATGTGTGAGAACAAATATGCTAACCTAGCAA AGTTTATTGATGGTGGCGCACCCAGCTGTTATACCAAAGGCAGTGGTTCTAATTTTGCAGACGATTGTTTTGGAAATCTTAATGCAGGAAATATGTTTGGTAACCAGCTGTTTTGTGC CATAGTTGACAGTCTTTCTAAATGCCTGAAAAATAAGCTAGACAGGTGCAAACAGGACGTCCGAGATGTATTCGACGGATACATTTCCATTTACAAACAAGAACTCCACtgcgaagaaaaaacaaagtaa